The Candidatus Hydrogenedentota bacterium genome includes a window with the following:
- a CDS encoding agmatine deiminase family protein, translating into MPEPVRLPAEWETHDATLLAWPTNKDDWPGKFRPIPWVFAEMIRHLSVGESVDLLVPNSCIAEKARRTLEKVAANLENVRFLDCSLDRGWMRDCSPAFVHRGEAVEAVHFDFNAWAKYDNYRLDAAVPAWLSESAGMPRVEARHHGRHVVLEGGAIDGNGAGTLLTTEECLLHPEIQVRNPGFTRADYETLFRQYLGIEKVIWLGDGIAGDDTHGHVDDLCRFVSRDTVVLCTESDTADDNYRALTENQERLEGAKTAEGERIDVVELPMPAPLYFDGARLPASYANFYIGNEAVLVPTFNDPNDRIALGILAELFPERRVVGIHAVDLVWGFGTVHCLSHELPAPGK; encoded by the coding sequence ATGCCAGAACCGGTGCGCCTTCCAGCCGAGTGGGAAACCCACGACGCCACCCTCCTCGCCTGGCCCACGAACAAGGACGACTGGCCCGGCAAGTTCCGGCCGATCCCCTGGGTCTTCGCGGAAATGATCCGGCATTTGAGCGTGGGGGAGAGCGTGGACCTGCTCGTGCCCAACAGCTGCATCGCGGAGAAGGCCCGCCGCACGCTGGAAAAGGTCGCCGCCAACCTCGAAAACGTCCGATTCCTCGATTGTTCACTCGATCGCGGCTGGATGCGCGACTGCAGCCCCGCCTTCGTCCACCGCGGCGAAGCGGTGGAGGCGGTCCATTTCGACTTTAACGCCTGGGCCAAGTACGACAACTACCGCCTCGACGCCGCCGTGCCGGCCTGGCTCTCCGAGAGTGCGGGCATGCCCCGCGTGGAGGCGCGCCACCATGGGCGGCACGTCGTACTGGAAGGCGGCGCCATCGACGGCAACGGCGCCGGTACCCTCCTCACCACGGAGGAGTGCCTGCTTCACCCTGAAATTCAGGTGCGCAACCCCGGATTCACGCGCGCAGACTACGAAACCCTGTTCCGGCAATACCTCGGCATCGAAAAAGTCATCTGGCTCGGCGACGGTATTGCTGGCGACGATACCCATGGCCACGTGGACGACCTCTGCCGCTTCGTCAGCCGCGATACCGTCGTCCTCTGCACGGAATCCGACACTGCGGACGACAACTACCGCGCACTCACCGAAAACCAGGAGCGGCTCGAAGGCGCCAAAACCGCCGAGGGCGAGCGCATTGACGTCGTGGAGCTGCCCATGCCGGCGCCGCTCTATTTCGACGGCGCGCGGCTCCCCGCGAGCTACGCCAACTTCTACATCGGCAACGAGGCAGTCCTCGTGCCCACCTTCAACGACCCCAACGATCGCATCGCGCTGGGAATCCTCGCGGAGCTCTTTCCAGAGCGCCGCGTCGTGGGCATACACGCCGTCGACCTCGTCTGGGGATTCGGCACAGTCCACTGCCTGAGCCACGAATTGCCCGCCCCGGGAAAGTAG
- a CDS encoding TetR/AcrR family transcriptional regulator, producing the protein MSEIKSRLSVRERVLATASELFYRQGYRATGINQIIAESGVAKASFYDHFPSKEDLLYAYACATSDFEMNDVRTSVMALPTPRERFFGPLNILTPWFETSDYRGCPFQNLMAEAPPEAVSVREVGRAHREKARHFFRELIRDLLIAEPELGPLDESALADIYVVLFEGAMATAVAYRDPWPVRRAIEALEGLLALNRG; encoded by the coding sequence ATGAGCGAAATCAAGTCCAGATTATCCGTCCGCGAGCGCGTCCTGGCGACCGCGAGCGAGTTGTTTTATCGCCAGGGCTACCGTGCGACGGGCATCAACCAGATTATTGCGGAGTCCGGCGTGGCGAAGGCGTCGTTTTACGACCACTTTCCGTCGAAAGAAGATTTGTTGTACGCGTATGCGTGTGCGACGTCCGACTTTGAGATGAACGATGTGCGGACGAGCGTGATGGCGCTGCCGACGCCACGGGAGCGATTTTTCGGTCCGCTGAACATTTTGACGCCCTGGTTTGAGACGAGCGACTACCGGGGGTGTCCTTTTCAGAACCTGATGGCGGAGGCCCCGCCCGAGGCGGTGTCGGTGCGCGAGGTTGGCCGCGCGCACCGGGAGAAGGCGCGGCATTTTTTTCGGGAGCTGATTCGTGATTTGCTCATTGCGGAGCCGGAGTTGGGTCCCCTGGATGAATCGGCGCTGGCGGACATCTATGTGGTGTTGTTTGAGGGGGCGATGGCGACGGCGGTGGCGTATCGCGATCCGTGGCCGGTCCGGCGCGCG
- a CDS encoding carbon-nitrogen hydrolase: MARSANYTVGLLQFQVTPDPEENTRKALDWFEKAAGQGAQVVCLPELYRSQYFCQKEDADLFDLAEPIPNPSIEAFQAAAARLNAAVVVPVFERRGPGVYHNSLVCIDADGARVGIYRKMHIPDDPAYYEKFYFAPGDLGFKNFDTRYGRIGTLICWDQWYPEGARLTALRGASILFYPTAIGWHPYEKEQFGAAQRDAWMTVQRGHAIANGIYVGAVNRVGFERPVPEQAGIEFWGSSFIADPQGQIIAEASTDLEEVLLAEVDLAHLETIRRNWPFLRDRRIDAYGDITRRYIDED; encoded by the coding sequence ATGGCGCGTTCCGCCAACTACACCGTCGGCCTGCTCCAATTCCAAGTCACCCCCGACCCCGAGGAAAACACCCGCAAGGCCCTCGATTGGTTCGAAAAAGCCGCGGGCCAGGGCGCGCAGGTCGTCTGCCTGCCGGAACTCTACCGCAGCCAGTATTTCTGCCAGAAGGAAGACGCCGACCTCTTCGATCTCGCCGAACCCATCCCCAATCCGAGCATCGAAGCCTTCCAGGCCGCCGCGGCGCGCCTGAACGCCGCCGTCGTCGTTCCCGTCTTCGAGCGGCGCGGCCCCGGCGTCTACCACAACAGCCTCGTCTGCATCGATGCCGATGGCGCCCGGGTGGGCATATACCGCAAGATGCACATCCCCGACGACCCGGCCTACTACGAGAAATTCTACTTCGCGCCCGGCGATCTCGGCTTCAAGAATTTCGACACCCGCTACGGACGCATCGGCACGCTTATCTGCTGGGACCAGTGGTATCCCGAGGGCGCGCGCCTGACCGCCCTGCGCGGCGCCTCCATCCTGTTTTACCCCACAGCCATCGGCTGGCACCCCTATGAAAAGGAACAGTTCGGCGCCGCACAGCGCGACGCCTGGATGACCGTCCAGCGCGGCCACGCCATCGCCAACGGCATCTACGTCGGCGCCGTCAACCGCGTGGGCTTCGAGCGGCCCGTCCCCGAGCAGGCCGGTATCGAGTTCTGGGGCTCCTCCTTTATCGCCGATCCGCAGGGCCAGATCATCGCCGAGGCCAGTACGGATCTGGAAGAGGTCCTGCTCGCCGAGGTCGACCTGGCGCACCTCGAAACCATCCGCCGGAACTGGCCCTTCCTGCGCGATCGCCGCATCGACGCCTACGGCGACATCACGCGCCGCTACATCGACGAGGACTGA